The following nucleotide sequence is from Tenrec ecaudatus isolate mTenEca1 chromosome X, mTenEca1.hap1, whole genome shotgun sequence.
CCCCCACAGGGATCACAGGCCTCTGGTCACTGGCCATTATTTCTTGGGAGCGATGGCTGGTAGTCTGCAAACCCTTCGGCAATGTGAGATTTGACGCCAAGCTGGCCATCATGGGGATCGCATTCTCCTGGGTCTGGTCTGCCATCTGGACGGCCCCGCCAATCTTTGGTTGGAGCAGGTAAGGGTGTAGGAGCCCCAGTGGGGAATTGAGGCAAGGGTAAATTTGGGACTCTGTGACTTTGGAGAGCATCATGGCCTGTCTCTGAGCCTCTGCATGCTGTGAGGGGATGGGTccggctctgcctgagagcccaccaGGGTGTGATGTCCAGGAAGCTGGCAAGAACAGGAGCCAGGCGGTTGCTGGAGAGGCTTGAGACCCACTTTAGCTAATCATTATTGAGGTGTGCCAGGGACATCGGGAAGGAGAGCACCCCTCAGCCATGAAGTTACTGGTTAGATGTCATAGACTGAATGAGACATTCCAGGTAGAACCTAATACCCATGTCCCCTCTGGCCACCGAGAGGAGGGCTTCATGGCCACGTGGAAGTGTCTCTAGTAGCCCCCAGGAATGAGCACCAGAAGCTAGAGATCTTTGTGGAGAGGGGACGTGGCTGTCCCAAATGTCCCTGGCATTTGCAATCGAAAAGTGGATGTGAGACCTACAAAGGGGCACAGACTTAGCACAGAGCCCCGTACTGTGCCTGCCTCAGTCAGGCCCCTGCCTGCAGGTACTGGCCCCACGGCCTGAAGACCTCGTGCGGCCCCGATGTGTTCAGTGGCAGCTCGTACCCCGGGGTGCGGTCCTACATGATCGTCCTCATGATCACATGCTGCATCATCCCCCTCAGCATCATCGTGCTGTGCTACCTCCACGTGTGGCTGGCCATCCGAGCAGTAAGTGCACCACCCCGAGTCCCACAAGACTCTGGACTACTCACATCGCCAGGGGCCCCACTGGCTCCCTTGCCACCACCCTCGGTAGCCAAGCCCATTTCCCAGAGACTTTGAGGTGCTGTCCAGATCAGGCAAATGACACCTACAAATCTAATGGACCCATGGCACAGCTCAGCCAGACTTGCTCGTGCTCCGGCAGGCTGCCCCCAGAGAAAGGCCAGCACTGAGGCTGGGCCCTGGGATGCTACCTACTCTACTGTCCCTTTACCACTCTCCTCCCTCTGGGGTGGGGGCACACTGCCCATGCTGCTGTGGGCACCCAGTCAGATCAGCTTGTGCTCTCACACCCTTGTTCCCTGGAGCCCAATCCTGGCCTGTCCGTGCACTCCCAAGCTACAGGTGCCTGTGCCTTCCTGCTGGCCGGCCCCTCTGCCCAGCACCCCTCTCTCAAAGCACAGGAGTTGGGCAGGCACGGCTCGGCTCACTCCAGGGAAAGGAGTGGCTGTGACCTTGCAGCAGCCAGCCCTCCTCTGAACAGACTCCTGGGGGCTGCTGGCTACTCTCCACTCAGGACTCCCCTGCTGTGTCCCACCAGCAGGGCTGTGGGCCCCTTCCTGCAATGCCAGAGAGCTTGGTAGAAGGCTACACTGGCCAACTTCAGCAGCAAAGCCTGGGACACCCCCAAGAAGAGGTGGACAGGGGATAAGAATGGGCCAcctctccctgcctcacagctgcTTGTGGCTGGGCATGGCTGCCTCTCCCTTGCAGGTGGCAAAGCAGCAGAAAGAATCCGAGTCCACCCAGAAGGCTGAGAAGGAGGTGACAcgcatggtgatggtgatgatctTTGCCTACTGCCTCTGTTGGGGGCCCTACACAATCTTCGCGTGCTTTGCCGCTGCCCACCCTGACTACTCATTCCACCCTCTGATGGCAGCCTTGCCAGCTTACTTTGCCAAAAGTGCCACTATCTATAACCCCGTCATCTATGTCTTTATGAACCGGCAGGTAAGTACTGCCATGGACTGCCCCACTGGATCATGTCTTTGACAAGGAAAGGGGGAGGCTGATCAGATCTTGCAGGACATGGCCTTGAAAGAGTTAAGCATGTGACTGGGCACACACGGGGTGCTTGGTCCTTGGCTCGATGGCCTGCATCTAGTCCCCTAGATGAATGAACCAGACTAGCAAAGCCAGAGGCTCTTTCCAATCTTTGGGGAATGGTCCCGCAGTGTGACactgcccaccctccaccctcccggcagGTGCCTGGTCATCTGGGAATGCAAGGAATCACCTATGCCCTGGTCCTGTCTCTACCTGGGCTTCTGAGGGCACCGAAGGTCTGAGGTCACTAGGGAGCACTTAACTAAGCACACCACCAGCCTGAGCACCTAATGTGGCTGTGATTCACGGCAACAACATGTGTCGTCTGCAAGGCCATTCTTTGGGGGCTGGGCTACTACCTTCGAGATTGGAGTGGTTCAATTCCACAAGCCACCATgtgaaaggaagatgaggctgtctgctctgtccAGACAGACAGGCAATCTCAGACACCTTATCGAGCATCACTGAGCTGGGTTGGGTTGCTTTGATCTCAGTTGTGGCTACTGTGTCTGTTCCGTCTTGATGACCCTCCAGGCTGGCTCCCCGTCCCCTAACTACAGCTCTCTGTCCTCGCAGTTCCGGAACTGCATCTTGCAGCTTTTCGGCAAGAAGGTGGACGACAGCTCCGAACTCTCTAGCACTTCCAGAACAgaggcctcatctgtctcttctGTGTCGCCTGCCTAAGTCTCCCCAGGGGTTCggtctcccacccctcccctgagAAATAAGCATAGTTTCTCTTGGCCTCCCCCACCTGCAAACAGGTCCTCCAAGTGGCTGGGCAGTTTGGGACACCTTGCCAGTCACTGGTTTGAAGCGCGGGAAGGAAAGGACCAAGACTCTGCACTCCACGGGCTTTAATCATCCGCAGTCATTTGAGGGGAGCCTGAATGTTGGGGAGCCAGAGCAGTTGGGAGGCTCTCAGTGGGCCAGGGCTATGGACTCAGGAAGGGGCTGCAGCTGGACTCTTGGAGGCGTagggagggagaccctcaacacCCAGCAAAAGACAAATCCTGCCTGTGGTCTTTCCAGACCCTACGTCTCTTCTGCGAGAGGCTTGGGGTCCCTGGTATAGAGTCTCCACTTAGAGGCAACCCAAGCCTGCCAGTCAGCGGTGGCGATGGCATGCCGCTTCTGCCAAATCAGCACCCCGAGCCCTATGAGCACGAGGGAGGTGCACATGCGCAGGCGCGTCTTGAAGAAGGGCCAGGGGAAAGCACACATGGTGGAAATGCAGACCAAGAGGATGGTGGCCAGAGTGAGGAGCAGGCTGATGAACTTGAGCAGGAACTCCCTTGGCCGGTTCCAGATCTGCTTCGCTAGTTCTTGCTGGGCCACCTGCTGGAGGCCCTCCAGCTTAGTGACCCGACTCTGGAATGTCTCCATGACCTCCTGCAGGTGACAGACCCACAA
It contains:
- the LOC142434304 gene encoding long-wave-sensitive opsin 1, encoding MAQRWGAHRLTGGQLQDANEDSTRTSIFVYTNSNSTRGPFEGPNYHIAPRWVYHLTSTWMIFVVFASVFTNGLVLLATMRFKKLRHPLNWILVNLAVADLAETIIASTISVVNQIYGYFVFGHPLCVLEGYTVSLCGITGLWSLAIISWERWLVVCKPFGNVRFDAKLAIMGIAFSWVWSAIWTAPPIFGWSRYWPHGLKTSCGPDVFSGSSYPGVRSYMIVLMITCCIIPLSIIVLCYLHVWLAIRAVAKQQKESESTQKAEKEVTRMVMVMIFAYCLCWGPYTIFACFAAAHPDYSFHPLMAALPAYFAKSATIYNPVIYVFMNRQFRNCILQLFGKKVDDSSELSSTSRTEASSVSSVSPA